In Halalkalicoccus subterraneus, one genomic interval encodes:
- a CDS encoding helix-turn-helix transcriptional regulator — translation MESALAEIEFLALSSNRVAVLETLAEGSHARSELADVTGASQPTLGRILRDFEERRWITRIDGEYETTATGRMVAEGMTDLLATVETETKLRPVTEWLPAESMAFDLGRLRDATITVPSRMRPSAPVKRINEALGRATDVQVCSHAFNEGTLETVRERVVDGRQRFEGVFSRTAIDALAEDDTLRVRLRELTGAEGTSIRRHSEEIPIAITIADGRVYLLVRDDDGVLQASIDTDDPEVLSWARSVHEEYWDAATPLEPEEL, via the coding sequence ATGGAGTCGGCGCTCGCTGAAATCGAGTTCCTCGCCCTCTCGTCGAACCGCGTCGCGGTGCTTGAGACGCTCGCCGAGGGCTCACACGCGCGAAGCGAACTCGCCGACGTGACGGGCGCCTCTCAGCCGACGCTGGGGCGGATCCTCCGTGATTTCGAGGAGCGACGCTGGATCACTCGGATCGACGGCGAGTACGAAACGACGGCGACGGGCCGAATGGTCGCCGAGGGGATGACGGACCTGCTCGCGACCGTGGAGACCGAGACGAAGTTGCGGCCGGTGACGGAATGGCTTCCCGCCGAATCGATGGCGTTCGATCTCGGGCGGCTTCGCGACGCGACGATCACCGTCCCGAGTCGGATGCGCCCGAGCGCGCCGGTCAAACGAATCAACGAAGCCCTCGGGCGGGCCACGGACGTTCAGGTCTGTTCGCACGCGTTCAACGAGGGGACCTTAGAGACCGTCCGCGAGCGGGTCGTCGACGGTCGACAGCGATTCGAGGGGGTCTTTTCGCGGACGGCGATCGACGCGCTCGCGGAGGACGACACCCTACGAGTTCGTCTGCGCGAACTCACTGGCGCCGAGGGCACGTCGATCCGTCGTCATTCCGAGGAGATCCCGATCGCGATCACGATCGCCGACGGGCGGGTGTACCTCCTGGTGCGCGACGACGACGGCGTGTTGCAGGCGTCGATCGATACCGACGATCCCGAGGTGCTGTCGTGGGCGCGGTCGGTCCACGAGGAGTACTGGGACGCGGCGACGCCGCTTGAGCCCGAGGAGCTATAG
- a CDS encoding DMT family transporter, whose protein sequence is MGTIDSTTRSVVAFLATAVFFGGTFVAAKAGLEYMPPLLFVAIRFDIAAVLLLGYVVLTVPREQWFPKTRADLAGIAAAGLLTIGLANAMVFLGQQYVTSAIASVIFSLNPILTPVFAALLLSEERLAPTEILGMIVALVGVAVVMELNPADLLASAGIGHAILLIGAVAVALGGVLIKRADSAIPSTVRIAWGLPLGAGFCHLLAGVRGEQFAAIEWTPGALIALGYVAVFSGVLAYIAYFGLIDEIGATRANLAFYLVPVVAAVGGWAVLGEPITATTATGFLVVFAGFAIINREQLGRGLATRRQSGPLETGPSHRWNDGD, encoded by the coding sequence GTGGGGACGATAGACTCGACGACCCGTAGCGTCGTCGCCTTCCTCGCGACGGCAGTGTTCTTCGGGGGCACCTTCGTTGCGGCGAAGGCGGGTCTCGAGTACATGCCCCCACTGCTGTTCGTCGCGATCCGGTTCGACATCGCGGCGGTGTTGCTGCTTGGCTACGTCGTTCTGACGGTCCCCCGTGAGCAGTGGTTCCCGAAGACGCGGGCGGACCTCGCGGGGATCGCCGCCGCCGGCCTGCTGACCATCGGGCTGGCGAACGCGATGGTCTTCCTGGGCCAGCAGTACGTCACGAGCGCCATCGCCTCGGTCATCTTCAGCCTCAACCCGATCCTGACGCCGGTGTTCGCGGCGCTCTTGCTCTCCGAGGAACGCCTCGCTCCCACCGAAATCCTCGGAATGATCGTCGCGCTCGTCGGCGTGGCCGTCGTCATGGAGCTAAACCCCGCGGATCTGCTCGCGAGCGCCGGGATCGGCCACGCGATCCTACTGATCGGTGCGGTCGCGGTCGCGCTGGGCGGCGTGCTCATCAAACGAGCCGATTCGGCGATCCCCAGCACCGTTCGGATCGCCTGGGGTCTGCCGCTTGGCGCTGGGTTCTGTCACCTGCTCGCCGGTGTGCGCGGCGAGCAGTTCGCCGCCATCGAGTGGACCCCCGGCGCGCTGATCGCGCTGGGTTACGTGGCCGTCTTCTCGGGTGTGCTCGCGTACATCGCGTACTTCGGGCTCATCGACGAGATCGGCGCGACCAGGGCGAACCTCGCCTTTTACCTCGTCCCGGTCGTCGCCGCGGTTGGCGGCTGGGCCGTCCTCGGCGAACCGATCACCGCGACGACCGCCACCGGCTTCCTCGTGGTGTTCGCGGGCTTCGCGATCATCAACCGCGAGCAGCTCGGCCGCGGACTGGCGACCCGCCGGCAGTCCGGCCCGCTCGAAACCGGCCCGAGCCACCGCTGGAACGACGGAGACTGA
- a CDS encoding V-type ATP synthase subunit D, giving the protein MAKDVKPTRKNLMAIEDRIDLSERGHDTLEKKRDGLIMEFMDILDQAQDVRSDLDDDYERAQRTLNMARAMEGDVAIRGAAEALKEHPEITLQSKNIMGVVVPQIESTRVKKGLDQRGYGVLGSSARIDEAADAYEDLLETIILVAEVETAMKKMLDEIETTKRRVNALEFTLLPTLYENQEYIEQKLEEQEREEIFRMKKIKDKKEEEEK; this is encoded by the coding sequence ATGGCCAAGGACGTCAAGCCCACTCGGAAGAACCTCATGGCGATCGAGGACCGGATCGACCTCTCCGAGCGCGGCCACGACACCCTGGAGAAGAAACGCGACGGGCTGATCATGGAGTTCATGGACATCCTCGATCAGGCCCAGGACGTTCGTTCCGATCTCGACGACGATTACGAGCGCGCCCAGCGCACGCTGAACATGGCCCGTGCGATGGAGGGTGACGTCGCCATCCGCGGCGCGGCCGAGGCGCTCAAAGAACATCCCGAGATCACGCTCCAATCGAAGAACATCATGGGCGTGGTTGTCCCGCAGATCGAGTCCACGCGCGTCAAGAAGGGCCTCGACCAGCGCGGCTACGGCGTGCTCGGCTCCTCGGCGCGGATCGACGAGGCCGCAGACGCCTACGAGGACTTACTAGAGACGATCATCCTCGTCGCGGAGGTCGAGACGGCGATGAAGAAGATGCTCGACGAGATCGAAACCACGAAACGTCGCGTCAACGCCCTGGAGTTCACCCTGCTGCCGACGCTCTACGAGAACCAGGAGTACATCGAGCAGAAACTCGAGGAGCAGGAACGCGAAGAGATCTTCCGCATGAAGAAGATCAAGGACAAGAAGGAAGAAGAGGAGAAGG